Within bacterium, the genomic segment TGTAGTTCCCATCAACCACCCACGCAGCGCCGCCCACAGCCCACGTGAGACGATCTCGCAACACGTCCGTTGGCGCCTCGGTCCAGTTCGCCTCCCAATGGAGCGCGTCGAGCTCGACGTGAGGAACGCCCAGACGCCCGGCGATTGCACGCGCGAGGGTGGTCTTGCCCGAACCGGTTGTGCCCACTACGACGATCCGCCGCATGACACCGACATCGTATTCTGCGACAGCGCGGGGGACAAGTCAACAACGCGGCTTCCTAGACGCCGAAAGTTCTAAGGCTTGTAGTGGAGCTGCTGTACGATCGCGCACAGCGCGGGCGCCTCGGCAACCGGCCAGACGTTCGTGATGCGGCCGTTGCCGTCCAGGTCCGCGAAGACTTGCGCAGCCAGGCTCGGATTCTGCTCGTCGAACGCGACCAACATGACGACATGGGTCCCGGCAAAGAAGGCCAGGAACGAGGCGTTGTCGTCGTCATGGTTTCCCAAGGGGCCAAAGACCGGGACGTCAACTCGGGGCGGGACGAGCAATTGGACGTAGCGGACGTCCGGCCCGCCCGTCGGGCACTGCCCGACGCCCGCGCCATTGACAGGGACGAGCCCGTTCAACAAGGAGGCGATGGGATCCCCGACTTTCGCGCTCCGAACATGCTGGGCGGATGCGGTCAACGTGGCCACAGCCGTAAACAAGACAACTAGGGGCACGACCAGCCATGTGCGGACCATTGGCAGCCTCGCTTTCGTCTGGGACTTGGTGTTGTCGTAAGCACACGTGATCATTATTCCCTCGTCCAGAAAGGCTGCGAGGGACACGGTAACCCCAGGAAATTCAGGACGGTTCCGTCTCGATAATGACACACGGATGGTGCGTTGACCTGCGCGCGCGTAACAGGAGGCACCGCCGTCACGAAGCCGACGGCCAGAGCGAAAAGGATCACGAGCACAAGTCGTATGGTCACCCACCCCGCTAAACCGGACTTGGGTTCGGCCCATTCCCACTGCAGAGGCGCAGTCTAGCGTACGCTTGGGGCAACCTCAACGTCGCGTGATGCGTCACCCTGTCCCTCCTTCGCGCCCGGACCGGTCAAGCGCTGGCGGCCAGGCGCCCCTTGAGGTCGGCGGGCCGGAACGGTCCCGGATCGGCAATCAACCGACGAGCGGCATCCACTTTCCCCCACGTGTTCCATAGGAGCACCCCCCGGACGCGTCCACCCTTCATGTAATAGATCACGCCTTCCCGGTACGGCTCCTTCCAGTCCGGCACGGTTTCGAGTCGGGCGTCCAGGTCGCCCACGGCTTCGTATCCCAACTCAAAGAGATCCGAGTAGAAAAACGGGAGGTGCGTGTACGGCCCTCCCTGCCCCGCCATCGCCTGTCCGGCCGCCCGGCCCATCGTATTCGCATTGTCTTCATGCTCGACGCGGGTGCGCACGCCCAGGGCAGCGTTCGGGAACGCGGCCACATCGCCGGCTGCGAAAATATCTGGATGGGAAGTCTTCAGCAGCCGGTCCACGACGATCCCGTTGTCGATGTCGAGGCCGGCCGCCTCCGCCAGCTCCGTCGCCGGCTGAATCCCCAGCCCGGCGACGATGCCGTCGACCGTGAGCTCCTGTTTTCCCTGGGTGCGGACGGCGTACCGGCCCCCCTGAGGCGTGAGGCCCACCGCGGTGTCCTCAGCGATGACCTCAACCTCCTTGCGCCTGTAGAAGTCGGTGACATACCGGGCGAGATCTTCGGGAAAGACCCGTCCACCGATCCAGCGGTCCCGGTAGACCATGACCACCCGCTTGTGGTTCATGGCGAGGGCGGCGGCGACTTCGGACCCAATAAACCCGCCGCCGATCACGAGGAACCGCTCACCCTGCTGCGTGAGGGCCCGGAGACGCTCGTAATCATCGAGGGTCCGATAGTAGATGATCTGGTCTCCTCCGAATCCGAGGCGCCGGGGGACTCCGCCGGTGGCGAGGAGCAATTTCTCATAGGTAAAGACGGTCCCCCGATCATCCGTCACGCGCTTTTCGCCGGGATCGACCGTGCGAACGGTCCGGCCGAGGTGAAAGTCAACGCCCTGGTGGTCGGTCTTCCGCCAGATGCTCTCCACCGGTTGTCCCTTCCACAGCGCCTTGGACAATGGAGGCCGATCGTACGGCGGATGAGGATCTGTCCCGATCAATCCGATCGCGGTCGACGAATCCGACTGACGGATGCCCGCGATCGCCGCGTCCGCGGTCATGCCGCCCCCCACAATG encodes:
- a CDS encoding FAD-dependent oxidoreductase; this encodes MAHYQYLIVGGGMTADAAIAGIRQSDSSTAIGLIGTDPHPPYDRPPLSKALWKGQPVESIWRKTDHQGVDFHLGRTVRTVDPGEKRVTDDRGTVFTYEKLLLATGGVPRRLGFGGDQIIYYRTLDDYERLRALTQQGERFLVIGGGFIGSEVAAALAMNHKRVVMVYRDRWIGGRVFPEDLARYVTDFYRRKEVEVIAEDTAVGLTPQGGRYAVRTQGKQELTVDGIVAGLGIQPATELAEAAGLDIDNGIVVDRLLKTSHPDIFAAGDVAAFPNAALGVRTRVEHEDNANTMGRAAGQAMAGQGGPYTHLPFFYSDLFELGYEAVGDLDARLETVPDWKEPYREGVIYYMKGGRVRGVLLWNTWGKVDAARRLIADPGPFRPADLKGRLAASA